A genomic region of Micromonospora sp. NBRC 110009 contains the following coding sequences:
- the folK gene encoding 2-amino-4-hydroxy-6-hydroxymethyldihydropteridine diphosphokinase yields the protein MSRAVLSIGSNLGDRLAHLRSAVASFGDTVLVVSGVYETPPWGDADQPAYLNAAVLVADPAAGPDDWLARARAAEAAAGRTRDPERRYGPRTLDVDVIAVWDEAGEPVLRDAAELTLPHPRAHLRAFVLRPWIDIEPHGRLPGHGWLTDLLNAEPLAGDALELSPRPDLALESDT from the coding sequence GTGAGCCGCGCCGTGCTGTCGATCGGCAGCAATCTCGGCGACCGGCTGGCCCACCTCCGCTCGGCGGTGGCCTCCTTCGGCGACACCGTGCTGGTGGTCTCCGGCGTCTACGAGACTCCACCGTGGGGGGACGCCGACCAGCCCGCGTACCTGAACGCGGCGGTGCTGGTCGCGGACCCGGCGGCCGGCCCGGACGACTGGCTGGCGCGGGCCCGGGCCGCCGAGGCGGCGGCCGGGCGGACCCGCGACCCGGAGCGGCGGTACGGGCCGCGCACCCTGGACGTCGATGTCATCGCGGTCTGGGACGAGGCCGGTGAGCCGGTGCTGCGCGACGCGGCCGAGCTGACCCTGCCGCATCCCCGCGCCCACCTGCGCGCCTTCGTGCTGCGGCCGTGGATCGACATCGAACCGCACGGCCGGCTGCCCGGGCACGGCTGGCTGACCGATCTGCTCAACGCCGAGCCGCTGGCCGGGGACGCCCTGGAACTCAGCCCTCGGCCGGATCTGGCGTTAGAGTCGGACACATGA
- a CDS encoding DUF3180 domain-containing protein, translating to MGPTRISTLVVAGLGAAAVAWLLISSFYYDVVPRLPWLPVVTLAGLAVLEGYAAVNTRNRIERRPGRDPVNPLLVARFVVLAKASALAGAIFAGFYAGLTGWLFVERTNAAVGDRPAGGAGLLASLALVAAALWLERSCRVPEQEDDEDREPGDRETPRGRL from the coding sequence ATGGGTCCGACCCGGATCTCCACGCTGGTGGTGGCGGGCCTGGGCGCCGCCGCCGTGGCGTGGCTGCTGATCAGCAGCTTCTACTACGACGTGGTGCCCCGGCTGCCCTGGTTGCCGGTGGTCACGCTGGCCGGCCTCGCGGTGCTGGAGGGCTACGCCGCGGTCAACACCCGCAACCGGATCGAGCGTCGGCCCGGCCGCGACCCGGTGAACCCGCTGCTGGTCGCCCGGTTCGTCGTGCTGGCCAAGGCGTCGGCACTGGCCGGGGCCATCTTCGCCGGGTTCTACGCCGGACTCACCGGCTGGCTCTTCGTCGAGCGGACCAACGCCGCCGTCGGCGACCGGCCGGCCGGCGGGGCCGGGCTGCTCGCCTCCCTCGCGCTGGTCGCCGCGGCGCTCTGGCTGGAACGGTCCTGCCGGGTGCCGGAGCAGGAGGACGACGAGGACCGCGAGCCGGGCGACCGGGAGACTCCCCGCGGCCGCCTCTGA
- a CDS encoding ABC transporter permease translates to MGYDETGRSAPADASSGVPAAVLENVFDDPSHGEPGRDRIAVHVVWEVLLLAGLAAVTWLLWRENPDALRGAGLKSLLVDVVGLGLLALAAGLSLRAAAVNLAVGPVAVAAALHFAEQGDRGLREALLPALAVAALGGLALGLVVVVLHVPGWAASLAGAAAVIVYIERRTFPVVVQGAYDPRRTALYLFVGFAAVAVLGGLFGAIKPVRRLVGRFRPVADPARRRGAVAATVTMLALAGSTVLALLGGVLIAANGSGPVVPGTGLDWTVLAVGAVLLAGTSAYGRRGGIFGALLAVGLVEVFLAWATARGWTVSRWALGAAALGVGLLATRLVETFGRPRVPGAGTVEVGPPGDGTISSGWALTPQPEQADTWPSVLPIRTTDTAVDAWDAPRWETGPRRWEDDDR, encoded by the coding sequence ATGGGGTACGACGAGACGGGCCGGAGCGCGCCGGCGGACGCGTCGTCCGGCGTACCGGCCGCCGTGCTGGAGAACGTCTTCGACGACCCGTCGCACGGCGAGCCCGGCCGGGACCGGATCGCGGTCCACGTGGTGTGGGAGGTCCTGCTGCTGGCCGGCCTGGCCGCGGTCACCTGGCTGCTCTGGCGGGAGAACCCGGACGCGTTGCGGGGTGCCGGCCTGAAGTCGCTCCTGGTCGACGTGGTCGGGCTCGGGCTGCTCGCCCTCGCCGCCGGGCTGAGCCTGCGCGCCGCCGCGGTCAACCTGGCCGTCGGCCCGGTCGCGGTGGCCGCCGCCCTGCACTTCGCCGAACAGGGCGACCGGGGCCTGCGGGAGGCGCTGCTGCCGGCGCTGGCGGTGGCGGCGCTCGGCGGGCTGGCGCTCGGCCTGGTCGTCGTCGTGCTGCACGTGCCGGGCTGGGCGGCCAGCCTGGCCGGGGCGGCGGCGGTGATCGTGTACATCGAGCGGCGCACCTTCCCGGTCGTCGTCCAGGGTGCGTACGACCCCCGGCGCACCGCGCTCTACCTCTTCGTCGGCTTCGCCGCGGTGGCCGTCCTCGGCGGGCTCTTCGGGGCGATCAAGCCGGTCCGACGGCTGGTCGGCCGGTTCCGGCCGGTCGCCGATCCGGCCCGGCGGCGCGGCGCCGTCGCCGCGACCGTGACCATGCTGGCCCTGGCCGGCTCCACGGTCCTTGCTCTGCTCGGCGGCGTGCTGATCGCCGCCAACGGGTCCGGCCCGGTCGTCCCGGGCACCGGGCTGGACTGGACGGTGCTGGCGGTGGGCGCCGTGCTGCTCGCCGGCACCAGCGCGTACGGGCGGCGCGGCGGCATCTTCGGCGCGCTGCTCGCGGTCGGCCTGGTCGAGGTCTTCCTGGCCTGGGCGACGGCCCGCGGCTGGACGGTCAGCCGGTGGGCCCTCGGCGCGGCCGCGCTCGGCGTCGGGCTGCTGGCCACCCGCCTGGTCGAGACGTTCGGCCGGCCGCGCGTGCCCGGCGCCGGCACGGTGGAGGTCGGGCCGCCCGGGGACGGCACCATCAGCAGCGGCTGGGCCCTGACCCCGCAGCCGGAGCAGGCCGACACGTGGCCCTCGGTGCTGCCGATCCGCACCACGGACACGGCGGTCGACGCCTGGGACGCACCCCGCTGGGAGACCGGGCCGCGGCGGTGGGAGGACGACGACCGCTGA
- a CDS encoding ABC transporter ATP-binding protein yields the protein MDVTPGSTGGHRAASITLDRIRKRYPDGTEAVRELSLEVKAGELMVLIGPSGCGKSTVLRMINRLIEPTGGRILLGDDDVTRVDPVALRRRIGYVIQNVGLFPHQTVAANVATVPGLLGWPRARTQDRVNELLELVGLDPAQFGRRYPHELSGGQRQRVGVARALAADPVVLLMDEPFSAVDPIVRTRLQEEFLRLQAEVRKTIVLVTHDLDEAVRLGDRIAVLSQGGRLEQYDTPAALLGSPASPFVREFVGTDRGIRRLAVTPITQDVLDPLPADGGADLPTVPLGGSAYDALGALLTSAAEHAVVTEDGRPVGLLSRGRVLSLGVVD from the coding sequence GTGGACGTTACCCCGGGATCCACCGGCGGACACCGCGCCGCCTCGATCACCCTGGACCGCATCCGCAAGCGCTACCCGGACGGGACGGAGGCGGTGCGGGAGCTGAGCCTGGAAGTGAAGGCCGGCGAGCTGATGGTGCTGATCGGCCCGTCCGGGTGCGGCAAGTCCACCGTGCTGCGGATGATCAACCGGCTGATCGAGCCGACCGGCGGCCGGATCCTGCTCGGCGACGACGACGTCACCCGGGTCGACCCGGTCGCGCTGCGCCGCCGCATCGGGTACGTCATCCAGAACGTCGGCCTCTTTCCACACCAGACCGTCGCCGCCAACGTGGCGACCGTGCCCGGCCTGCTCGGCTGGCCCCGGGCGCGGACCCAGGACCGGGTGAACGAGCTGCTGGAGCTGGTGGGCCTCGACCCGGCGCAGTTCGGCCGCCGCTATCCGCACGAGCTCTCCGGCGGCCAGCGGCAGCGGGTCGGGGTGGCCCGGGCGCTCGCCGCCGACCCGGTGGTGCTGCTGATGGACGAGCCCTTCTCCGCCGTCGACCCGATCGTCCGGACCCGCCTCCAGGAGGAGTTCCTGCGCCTGCAGGCCGAGGTCCGCAAGACCATCGTGCTGGTCACCCACGATCTGGACGAGGCGGTCCGGCTGGGCGACCGGATCGCGGTGCTCTCCCAGGGCGGCCGGCTGGAGCAGTACGACACCCCCGCCGCCCTGCTCGGGTCGCCCGCCTCGCCGTTCGTCCGCGAGTTCGTCGGCACCGACCGGGGCATCCGTCGGCTGGCGGTCACCCCGATCACCCAGGACGTGCTGGACCCGCTCCCCGCCGACGGCGGCGCCGACCTGCCGACGGTGCCGCTGGGCGGCTCGGCGTACGACGCACTCGGCGCTCTGCTCACCTCGGCCGCCGAGCACGCCGTGGTGACCGAGGACGGGCGGCCGGTCGGGCTGCTGAGCCGGGGCCGGGTGCTCAGCCTGGGCGTCGTCGACTGA
- a CDS encoding ABC transporter permease yields MSLHLSYRAAPGNPWFSWQYVRDNSDTILAALRDHTWLTARAVLIAALVALPLAVAAYWFRSLAGPVLAVTGVLYTIPSLALFAFLGPYLGIGAVTVLTVVVLYALLVIVRNALAGLHQVPPEVREAAEGMGYGRWGRLFRIELPLALPGILTGVRLATVSTVALVTVGVVIGRGGLGQLIFAGFQNNFYKAQIMTGTVLCVLLALVLDLVLAGVGRLLTPWLRRRGA; encoded by the coding sequence GTGTCCCTCCACCTGAGCTACCGGGCCGCGCCCGGTAACCCGTGGTTCTCCTGGCAGTACGTGCGGGACAACTCTGACACGATCCTCGCCGCGCTGCGCGACCACACCTGGCTCACCGCCCGGGCGGTGCTGATCGCGGCCCTGGTGGCGCTGCCGCTGGCGGTGGCCGCGTACTGGTTCCGGTCGCTGGCCGGGCCGGTCCTGGCGGTGACCGGGGTGCTGTACACCATCCCGTCGCTGGCGCTGTTCGCGTTCCTCGGGCCGTATCTGGGCATCGGGGCGGTGACCGTGCTCACCGTGGTGGTGCTGTACGCGCTGCTGGTCATCGTCCGCAACGCGCTGGCCGGGCTGCACCAGGTGCCGCCCGAGGTCCGGGAGGCCGCCGAGGGGATGGGCTACGGCCGCTGGGGCCGGCTGTTCCGGATCGAGCTGCCGCTGGCCCTGCCCGGCATCCTCACCGGCGTCCGGCTGGCCACCGTCTCCACGGTGGCGCTGGTCACCGTCGGGGTGGTGATCGGGCGGGGCGGTCTGGGTCAGCTCATCTTCGCCGGCTTCCAGAACAACTTCTACAAGGCGCAGATCATGACCGGCACGGTGCTCTGCGTGCTGCTGGCCCTGGTGCTGGACCTGGTGCTGGCCGGGGTGGGCCGGCTGCTCACGCCGTGGCTGCGGAGGCGCGGGGCATGA
- a CDS encoding ABC transporter permease has product MNHIGEAVVWLNDPLNWTNPGGILDRLGEHLTISALAVLLGCLVAWPIGLWLGHTGRGGGGVLLVSNVTLAIPTLALLTILPLTFLGFGRPAVVVALAVFAVPPLLANAYTGVRQADPEARDAARGMGLSGGQLLRRVELPLAVPYLAAGFRTAAVQVVATAALASFVNGGGLGQIIRAGFGLDIAAGGGQIIAGGVLVAGLAVLVEGVLAVVERAVTPRPLRRVRRAANRRAADATAGG; this is encoded by the coding sequence ATGAACCACATCGGGGAAGCCGTCGTCTGGCTGAACGATCCGCTGAACTGGACCAACCCGGGTGGCATCCTGGACCGGCTCGGCGAGCACCTGACCATCTCCGCGCTGGCGGTGCTGCTCGGCTGCCTGGTGGCCTGGCCGATCGGGCTCTGGCTCGGGCACACCGGCCGGGGCGGCGGCGGGGTGCTGCTGGTGTCGAACGTCACCCTGGCGATCCCGACCCTGGCGCTGCTGACCATCCTGCCGCTGACCTTCCTCGGCTTCGGCCGCCCGGCGGTGGTGGTCGCGCTCGCGGTGTTCGCGGTGCCGCCGCTGCTGGCCAACGCGTACACCGGGGTGCGGCAGGCCGACCCGGAGGCGCGGGACGCGGCGCGGGGCATGGGGCTCTCCGGCGGGCAGCTGCTGCGCCGGGTGGAGCTGCCGCTGGCGGTGCCCTACCTGGCGGCCGGGTTCCGCACGGCCGCGGTGCAGGTGGTCGCCACCGCGGCGCTGGCGTCCTTCGTCAACGGCGGTGGGCTGGGGCAGATCATCCGGGCCGGCTTCGGGCTGGACATCGCCGCCGGAGGTGGGCAGATCATCGCCGGCGGCGTCCTGGTCGCCGGGCTGGCGGTGCTGGTCGAGGGGGTGCTCGCGGTGGTCGAGCGGGCGGTGACGCCGCGCCCGCTGCGGCGGGTCCGGCGGGCCGCGAACCGGCGCGCCGCGGACGCCACGGCGGGCGGCTGA
- a CDS encoding glycine betaine ABC transporter substrate-binding protein, with protein MRARSGLAVGALGAVAAVGLLTGCGGAGSSGTNAPEKGASGAGCAPVAGDKLVVLTDDKKLQNTDNVLPAINAKAATPQLVAALDKVSAKLDTPKLIELNRAVDVDRKTPQVAAKEFADANGVTEGTPKDQSGQVTVGAGNFSESQTVAELYKIALTAAGYQVKVQTIGNRELYEPALEKGQIQVVPEYAATMAEFLNTKANGKDAQPVSSPELDKTVTALKAEGDKVGLTFGQPSQAQDQNAFAVTKAFADKYQVATLSDLAGKCSGQATVLAGPPECPQRPKCQAGLVQVYDFKAGSFSSLDAGGPQTKNALKTGSASVGLVFSSDAALAAS; from the coding sequence ATGCGCGCACGTTCAGGCCTGGCCGTCGGGGCGCTCGGCGCCGTCGCGGCGGTGGGTCTCCTCACCGGTTGCGGCGGCGCCGGATCCTCCGGCACGAATGCCCCCGAAAAGGGCGCCTCCGGGGCGGGCTGCGCCCCGGTCGCCGGCGACAAGCTGGTCGTCCTCACCGACGACAAGAAGCTCCAGAACACCGACAACGTCCTTCCGGCGATCAACGCCAAGGCGGCGACGCCGCAGCTCGTCGCCGCGCTGGACAAGGTCTCCGCGAAGCTCGACACCCCCAAGCTGATCGAGCTGAACCGGGCGGTCGACGTGGACCGGAAGACCCCGCAGGTCGCGGCGAAGGAGTTCGCCGACGCCAACGGCGTGACCGAGGGCACCCCGAAGGACCAGAGCGGCCAGGTCACGGTCGGCGCCGGCAACTTCAGCGAGAGCCAGACCGTCGCCGAGCTCTACAAGATCGCGCTCACCGCCGCCGGCTACCAGGTCAAGGTGCAGACGATCGGCAACCGGGAGCTCTACGAGCCGGCCCTGGAGAAGGGCCAGATCCAGGTCGTCCCCGAGTACGCCGCCACCATGGCCGAGTTCCTCAACACCAAGGCCAACGGCAAGGACGCCCAGCCGGTCTCCTCCCCTGAGCTGGACAAGACGGTCACCGCGCTGAAGGCCGAGGGGGACAAGGTCGGCCTCACCTTCGGCCAGCCGTCCCAGGCGCAGGACCAGAACGCCTTCGCGGTCACCAAGGCCTTCGCCGACAAGTACCAGGTCGCCACCCTCTCCGACCTGGCCGGCAAGTGCTCCGGCCAGGCGACCGTGCTGGCCGGCCCGCCGGAGTGCCCGCAGCGGCCGAAGTGCCAGGCCGGCCTCGTCCAGGTCTACGACTTCAAGGCCGGCTCGTTCAGCTCGCTGGACGCGGGCGGTCCGCAGACCAAGAACGCGCTGAAGACCGGCTCGGCCAGCGTCGGCCTGGTCTTCTCCTCGGACGCGGCGCTCGCCGCCAGCTGA
- a CDS encoding NADH-quinone oxidoreductase subunit D: protein MADMTTDAGDLRELTVGTGAGGEQLGTDMVLNIGPQHPSTHGVLRLKLVLDGERVVAAEPIIGYMHRGAEKLFEVRDYRQIIVLANRHDWLSAFANELGVVLAVERLMGMEVPERAVWLRMALAELNRVLNHLMFLGSYPLEIGAITPMFYAFRERETLQAVMEEASGGRIHYMYNRVGGLKEEVPAGWTGRARAAIGEVRRRMPDLDNLIRRNEIFLARTVGVGVLSAADAAAFGASGPVGRASGLDLDLRRDEPYLAYDQLDVPVVTRTTGDCHARFEVLLDQVYVSLDLAEQCLDRVDRLTGPVNTRLPKVVKAPEGHTYAWTENPLGINGYYLVSRGEKTPWRLKLRTASYANVQALATLLPGCLVPDLIAILGSMFFVVGDIDK from the coding sequence ATGGCGGACATGACCACCGACGCCGGCGACCTCCGCGAACTGACCGTCGGCACGGGCGCGGGCGGGGAGCAGCTCGGCACCGACATGGTGCTGAACATCGGCCCGCAGCACCCGTCCACCCACGGCGTGCTGCGACTGAAGCTGGTGCTCGACGGGGAGCGGGTGGTCGCCGCCGAGCCGATCATCGGCTACATGCACCGGGGCGCGGAGAAGCTCTTCGAGGTCCGCGACTACCGGCAGATCATCGTGCTGGCCAACCGGCACGACTGGCTGTCGGCCTTCGCCAACGAGCTGGGCGTGGTGCTCGCGGTCGAGCGGCTGATGGGCATGGAGGTGCCGGAGCGTGCCGTCTGGCTGCGGATGGCCCTCGCCGAGCTGAACCGGGTGCTCAACCACCTGATGTTCCTCGGCTCCTACCCGCTGGAGATCGGCGCCATCACGCCGATGTTCTACGCGTTCCGGGAGCGGGAGACCCTGCAGGCGGTGATGGAGGAGGCCTCCGGGGGCCGGATCCACTACATGTACAACCGGGTCGGCGGGCTGAAGGAGGAGGTGCCGGCCGGCTGGACCGGGCGGGCCCGGGCGGCCATCGGCGAGGTGCGCCGGCGGATGCCCGACCTGGACAACCTGATCCGGCGCAACGAGATCTTCCTGGCCCGCACCGTCGGGGTGGGCGTGCTGTCGGCGGCGGACGCGGCCGCGTTCGGCGCGTCCGGGCCGGTCGGCCGGGCCTCCGGGCTGGACCTGGACCTCCGCCGGGACGAGCCCTACCTGGCGTACGACCAGCTCGACGTGCCGGTGGTGACCCGGACCACCGGGGACTGCCACGCCCGCTTCGAGGTGCTGCTCGACCAGGTGTACGTCTCGCTCGACCTGGCCGAGCAGTGCCTGGACCGGGTGGACCGGCTCACCGGGCCGGTGAACACCCGGCTGCCGAAGGTGGTCAAGGCTCCCGAGGGCCACACCTACGCCTGGACCGAGAACCCGCTCGGCATCAACGGCTACTACCTGGTGTCCCGGGGTGAGAAGACCCCGTGGCGGCTCAAGCTCCGCACCGCCTCCTACGCCAACGTGCAGGCGCTGGCCACGCTGCTCCCGGGCTGCCTGGTCCCGGACCTGATCGCCATCCTCGGCTCGATGTTCTTCGTGGTCGGCGACATCGACAAGTAG
- a CDS encoding SAM-dependent methyltransferase — protein MDRALYGPGGFFVSGPGPAAHFRTSVHASPVFSSGLLRLLGSVDRALGHPAQLDVVDVGAGRGELLRSLLVGVSEEPATAPLADRVRLVAVERAPRPEDLPAEIHWTSDLPDGITGLLVATEWLDNVPLDLAVHAEDGWRYLMVDPATGEESTGDPVSPEDAAWLTHWWPTPTPTPDGGRVEVGRTRDDAWAGAVRKIDRGVALAVDYGHLRGGRPVDGTLTGYRGGRQVAPVPDGSCDVTAHVAMDSVASAGEPIARCAYTLVSQREGLQALGADGGRPPLSLASRDPAGYVRALAAASAVAELTDPAGLGGHWWLLQPVGVALDPLMARWRT, from the coding sequence ATGGACCGGGCCCTCTACGGGCCGGGTGGCTTCTTCGTCTCCGGCCCCGGGCCGGCCGCCCACTTCCGCACCAGCGTGCACGCGTCCCCGGTGTTCTCGTCCGGCCTGCTCCGACTGCTCGGCTCCGTCGATCGTGCTCTCGGGCACCCGGCTCAGCTGGACGTGGTGGATGTCGGTGCCGGGCGCGGCGAGCTGCTGCGATCGCTGCTGGTGGGGGTTTCCGAGGAGCCGGCCACGGCGCCACTGGCCGATCGGGTACGACTCGTCGCTGTCGAACGGGCACCCCGACCCGAGGACCTGCCGGCGGAGATCCACTGGACCAGCGACCTCCCCGACGGGATCACCGGCCTGCTGGTGGCCACCGAGTGGCTGGACAACGTCCCCCTGGACCTGGCGGTGCACGCCGAGGACGGCTGGCGCTACCTGATGGTGGACCCGGCGACCGGCGAGGAGTCGACCGGCGACCCGGTCAGCCCCGAGGACGCCGCCTGGCTCACCCACTGGTGGCCGACCCCTACCCCCACGCCTGACGGGGGGCGGGTGGAGGTCGGGCGGACGCGGGACGATGCGTGGGCGGGGGCCGTGCGGAAGATCGACCGGGGGGTCGCACTGGCCGTGGACTACGGGCACCTGCGGGGCGGTCGGCCGGTCGACGGGACGTTGACCGGGTATCGGGGTGGGCGACAGGTGGCGCCGGTGCCGGACGGCTCGTGTGACGTGACGGCGCACGTGGCCATGGACTCGGTCGCCTCCGCCGGTGAGCCGATTGCCCGGTGTGCGTACACCCTGGTTTCGCAGCGGGAGGGGCTGCAAGCGCTCGGGGCCGACGGCGGGCGACCACCGCTGAGCCTGGCCTCCCGCGACCCCGCCGGGTACGTGCGGGCGCTGGCCGCCGCGTCGGCGGTGGCCGAGCTGACCGACCCGGCCGGCCTCGGCGGGCACTGGTGGCTGCTGCAACCGGTCGGCGTCGCCCTCGATCCGCTCATGGCACGATGGCGGACATGA
- a CDS encoding Rossmann-like and DUF2520 domain-containing protein — translation MSAPLRPRPAAPSAAPDAPLVFPRTLTVGVIGAGRVGAVLGAALAAAGHRVVAAAGASGATKARMALLLPQTPTRSPAAVARAATDLLIVAVPDDALAGVVAGLAEAGALRPGQVVAHTSGAHGLAVLAPAAALGARPLALHPAMTFTGTPDDLGRLTNISYGVTAPAELRAFAARLVADLGGVPEWVAEGDRPLYHAALAHGANHLVTLVNEAADRLRDAGVDRPEKVLAPLLRAALENALRLGDDALTGPVSRGDAGTVRQHLVKLAATAPESVPPYLALARRTADRAIAAGRLRPADAESLLDVLSGIYGEVAA, via the coding sequence ATGAGCGCACCGCTGCGCCCGCGTCCGGCCGCCCCATCCGCGGCCCCCGACGCCCCGCTCGTCTTCCCGCGCACCCTCACCGTCGGCGTGATCGGCGCCGGCCGGGTCGGTGCCGTGCTCGGCGCGGCCCTCGCCGCCGCCGGCCACCGGGTGGTCGCCGCCGCCGGCGCCTCCGGGGCCACGAAGGCCCGGATGGCGCTGCTGCTGCCGCAGACCCCGACCCGCTCCCCGGCCGCCGTCGCCCGGGCCGCCACCGACCTGCTGATCGTGGCCGTCCCCGACGACGCCCTGGCCGGCGTGGTCGCCGGGCTGGCCGAGGCCGGCGCGCTGCGCCCGGGCCAGGTCGTCGCGCACACCTCTGGCGCGCACGGGCTGGCCGTCCTCGCCCCGGCCGCCGCGCTCGGCGCCCGGCCGCTCGCGCTGCACCCGGCGATGACCTTCACCGGTACGCCGGACGACCTGGGCCGCCTCACCAACATCTCGTACGGGGTGACCGCCCCGGCCGAGCTGCGTGCGTTCGCCGCCCGGCTGGTCGCCGACCTGGGCGGGGTGCCCGAGTGGGTGGCCGAGGGCGACCGGCCGCTCTACCACGCGGCGCTGGCGCACGGCGCCAACCACCTGGTGACCCTGGTCAACGAGGCGGCCGACCGGCTGCGCGACGCCGGGGTGGACCGGCCGGAGAAGGTGCTCGCCCCGCTGCTGCGGGCCGCCCTGGAGAACGCCCTGCGGCTCGGCGACGACGCGCTCACCGGCCCGGTGTCCCGGGGCGACGCGGGCACCGTACGCCAGCACCTGGTCAAGCTGGCGGCGACCGCGCCGGAATCGGTGCCCCCCTACCTGGCGTTGGCCAGGAGGACCGCGGACCGGGCGATCGCCGCGGGCCGGCTGCGCCCGGCCGACGCGGAGTCGCTGCTGGACGTGCTGAGTGGCATCTACGGGGAGGTTGCCGCATGA
- the panC gene encoding pantoate--beta-alanine ligase translates to MTELVHTRKELAAARDGLTGTVGVVMTMGALHAGHETLLRAARERADHVIVTIFVNPLQFGPNEDFDRYPRTLDADLEICRRAGADVVFAPAVTDMYPEGQPKVRVNPGPLGEDLEGLSRPGFFHGVLTVVLKLLQLTRPDLAFFGEKDYQQLSLVRRMVRDLDVPVEIVGVPTVREPDGLALSSRNRYLSPEERQVALRLSAALRAGVEAAGQGADAGEVLAVAHRAFDAGTPGARLDYLVLTDADLEPGPVAGPARLLIAAWVGATRLIDNVALHLAPRP, encoded by the coding sequence ATGACCGAGCTGGTGCACACGCGCAAGGAGTTGGCGGCCGCGCGCGACGGCCTGACCGGCACCGTCGGCGTGGTGATGACCATGGGCGCGCTGCACGCCGGGCACGAGACGCTGCTGCGGGCCGCCCGGGAGCGCGCCGACCACGTGATCGTCACGATCTTCGTGAACCCGCTCCAGTTCGGCCCGAACGAGGACTTCGACCGCTATCCGCGCACCCTCGACGCCGACCTGGAGATCTGCCGGCGGGCCGGCGCGGACGTGGTCTTCGCCCCCGCGGTGACCGACATGTACCCGGAGGGCCAGCCGAAGGTCCGGGTCAACCCGGGCCCGCTGGGGGAGGACCTGGAGGGGCTGAGCCGCCCCGGCTTCTTCCACGGGGTGCTCACCGTGGTGCTGAAGCTGCTCCAGCTCACCCGCCCCGATCTGGCCTTCTTCGGCGAGAAGGACTACCAGCAGCTGAGCCTGGTCCGGCGGATGGTCCGGGACCTGGACGTGCCGGTCGAGATCGTCGGCGTGCCGACCGTCCGCGAGCCGGACGGGCTGGCCCTCTCCTCCCGCAACCGCTACCTCTCCCCCGAGGAGCGGCAGGTGGCGCTTCGCCTCTCCGCCGCGCTCCGGGCCGGCGTCGAGGCCGCCGGGCAGGGCGCGGACGCGGGCGAGGTGCTGGCCGTCGCCCACCGCGCCTTCGACGCCGGTACGCCGGGCGCCCGCCTCGACTACCTGGTGCTCACCGACGCCGACCTGGAGCCGGGGCCGGTCGCCGGGCCGGCGCGGCTGCTGATCGCGGCCTGGGTCGGCGCCACCCGGCTGATCGACAACGTGGCGCTCCACCTCGCGCCGCGCCCCTGA
- the panD gene encoding aspartate 1-decarboxylase, with the protein MLRTMLKSKIHRATVTQADLHYVGSVTVDEDLLDAADLIPGEQVAIVDITNGARLETYVIPGQRGSGVIGINGAAAHLVHPGDLVILISYGQMDDAEARAYQPRVVHVDADNRVVDLTADPTTAAPGTAGDPVPNPLAAALN; encoded by the coding sequence ATGCTCCGGACCATGCTCAAGTCGAAGATCCACCGGGCCACGGTGACCCAGGCCGACCTGCACTACGTCGGCTCGGTGACCGTGGACGAGGATCTGCTCGACGCGGCCGACCTGATCCCCGGCGAGCAGGTGGCGATCGTGGACATCACCAACGGGGCCCGGCTGGAGACGTACGTGATCCCGGGGCAGCGCGGCAGCGGCGTGATCGGCATCAACGGCGCCGCCGCGCACCTGGTGCACCCGGGTGACCTGGTCATCCTGATCTCGTACGGGCAGATGGACGACGCCGAGGCCCGGGCGTACCAGCCGCGGGTGGTGCACGTCGACGCCGACAACCGGGTCGTCGACCTGACTGCCGACCCGACCACGGCCGCCCCCGGCACCGCCGGCGACCCGGTCCCGAACCCGCTGGCCGCCGCCCTCAACTGA